The following proteins are co-located in the Anas platyrhynchos isolate ZD024472 breed Pekin duck chromosome 1, IASCAAS_PekinDuck_T2T, whole genome shotgun sequence genome:
- the SLC38A4 gene encoding sodium-coupled neutral amino acid transporter 4, with amino-acid sequence MDRMELQKVNIELDDQSNSGESLEDNYTELVDSEKAAISSPFASDDAESQKFLTNGYLGKKKLEDYNEEYHRGRASFGMSSFNLSNAIMGSGILGLSYAMANTGIILFVILLLCVAILSLYSIHLLLKTSKEGGSLIYEKLGEKAFGWPGKCGVFISVTMQNIGAMSSYLFIIKYELPEVIRAFMKLEENSGEWYLNGNYLVILVTVGVILPLSLLKTLGYLGYTSGFSLTCMVFFVSVVIFKKSQIPCPLPIMAHGVENWTATNHTVPMHLIMLPNESFSSGVNFMMDNTAGHMPGLEEPRDTSPRSGVEYEAHSDSNDLCQPKYFVFNSRTAYAIPILAFAFVCHPEVLPIYSELKDRSRKRMQNVSNISITGMLIMYLLAGLFGYLTFYGEVEDELLHTYTKVYTFDTLLLSVRLAVLVAVTLTVPLVLFPIRSSISALLFPKRPFSWIRHFLIAAVILAFNNLLVIFVPTIKDIFGFIGASSATMLIFILPSAFYLRLVKKESLGSPQKIGALIFLIVGIIFMIVSMTLIVMDWIYNPPSSRHH; translated from the exons ATGGATCGCATGGAGCTGCAAAAAGTCAACATCGAGCTCGACGATCAGAGCAACAGCGGGGAAAGCCTCGAAGACAACTACACGGAGCTGGTTGATTCAGAAAAGGCTGCAATTAGTAG tCCATTTGCTAGTGATGATGCAGAAAGTCAGAAGTTCCTTACAAATGGATATCTGGGTAAAAAGAAATTGGAAGACTATAATGAAGAATAT CACCGGGGCAGAGCTTCCTTTGGCATGTCTTCGTTCAACCTCAGCAATGCCATTATGGGCAGTGGCATCTTAGGGCTGTCTTATGCCATGGCCAACACAGGAATTATCCTTTTTGT aATTCTGCTGCTCTGTGTAGCAATACTGTCACTCTACTCCATCCACCTCTTACTGAAGACATCAAAAGAAGGAG gctCATTAATATATGAAAAACTGGGGGAAAAGGCATTTGGATGGCCTGGGAAGTGTGGTGTTTTCATTTCGGTTACAATGCAGAATATTGGAG cAATGTCAAGCTACctctttattattaaatatgaaCTTCCTGAAGTGATCAGAGCATTTATGAAACTCGAGGAGAATTCTGG AGAATGGTACCTAAATGGGAACTACCTCGTTATACTTGTAACAGTTGGGGTTattcttcccctctcccttctAAAAACCTTAG GTTATCTTGGTTATACGAGTGGTTTTTCGCTGACCTGTATGGTTTTCTTTGTCAGTGTG GTAATCTTCAAGAAATCCCAAATACCTTGTCCTCTCCCCATCATGGCGCACGGGGTTGAAAACTGGACAGCCACCAATCACACAGTGCCGATGCACCTGATCATGTTACCAAATGAGTCATTCAGCTCTGGTGTGAATTTCATGATGGACAACACAGCTGGGCACATGCCAGGCCTTGAGGAGCCAAGAGATACCTCCCCCAGAAGTGGTGTAGAATATGAAGCACACAGCGACAGTAACGACTTGTGTCAGCCCAAATACTTTGTCTTCAACTCACGG ACTGCCTATGCAATACCCATCCTGGCATTTGCATTCGTATGCCACCCTGAGGTGCTACCAATATACAGTGAACTGAAAGA TCGCTCCCGAAAGCGGATGCAGAATGTCTCAAACATCTCCATCACCGGCATGCTCATCATGTATCTTCTGGCTGGTCTCTTTGGATATCTTACCTTCTATG GAGAAGTTGAAGATGAGCTACTTCATACGTACACCAAGGTGTACACCTTCGACACCCTCCTTCTGTCTGTTCGCCTCGCAGTGCTGGTGGCTGTCACCCTGACTGTGCCCCTTGTCCTTTTCCCT ATCCGTTCATCTATCAGTGCATTGCTGTTTCCCAAAAGGCCATTCAGCTGGATAAGACATTTTCTGATTGCAGCAGTAATTCTTGCTTTTAATAACCTGCTGGTGATTTTCGTCCCAACTATTAAAGACATCTTTGGATTTATCG GTGCTTCTTCTGCCACCATGCTGATTTTCatcctcccctcagccttctaCCTGCGGCTCGTTAAGAAGGAGTCCCTGGGCTCTCCCCAGAAGATTGGG GCTCTAATTTTTCTTATAGTTGGCATAATCTTCATGATTGTGAGTATGACTCTCATTGTAATGGACTGGATTTACAACCCCCCAAGTTCCAGACATCACTAA